A window of Equus przewalskii isolate Varuska chromosome 6, EquPr2, whole genome shotgun sequence genomic DNA:
atttatTAAGTAGAATATTAATAGTGAAGTCCTCAAAAGGGTAAATATTATGTCAATATTCTGAATTCTTACCCCAAAACTCCAAAATCCAATTATGTATAGATTTCACTTTTGAATTGAGTAAATGTATTACCtatttatacagaaaataaattaaacatattttcatacaAGGAAACAAGTGGTTTAGttcattatttaaacatttctagCCCTATTAAAGGTAAGATAACTTTTCAGAATGTGCCATGGTCCTCTAAAACCAGTTATTCAGTGTGGACTGTGAACCAATAACCCTGGCTAGGAGCTtgtaagaaatgcagaatctcaatcTCTCAAACCCCACTCACACCAttggatcagaatctgcattaaAATAAGTCCTTAGGTGATCCCGTGATCAAATCTTTAGCACTAATTGGTAATTCAGGATTGACAAAGAATCCTTCTTGAAGGATAAAGCTAGATAATTGGGAAATTTCAACTGTAATTGCTTCTTTTCTCAAGGGCTTGTTCTCTGAGACATGGAAATCCTTGGAGAGTATTTCTCTCCAAGTTATTTGGGGTCTGGCATATCTAAGTCAACGACACACCTTCATAGCACAGCAATCAGAACTGCTCAGGGGACTGTGAAGGGTGAGAATGTTTGCTATGTTAAAGCtggagaaacacaaattaaaaatttacgTACAGTTGGAGATGCTGACTTGTGATGCAGAGCAGTTTCAAAAGTGACTCTGAGACCCAGGGATGTGCCTGCCTTCCCAGCACTAAAGACAGCAGAATGTCGGATATGTGCATCTCACAACATCAACATGAGTGCTATTCTCTCCTTAGTCAAAGAAAACAagttgtaaataaaatttcacattgaggtttccaggaagaagaaaggtgagtGTGTTCATTTCACACTTCTGAATTGAGAATATTAGGTCTGTaaataatcaatgtaaaaattcaggcaaatattcctcaatatattgatttttgaattattcacaaaatactttttaaaaatcctatataATGTGCCAAACACAGTGCTAGTTACTTAGGGTACAGAGGAGAGTAATTCTGATTGGTCCGTCATCTGGCTTTCATCATATCTCAGTCTGAAAACGTGATGCTCAGAAATGACTGTTTTCTGTATTTAGAAGATCCAATCAATTAAAAGGAATTGGAGAATGTTTCCATGatgatttcaattttaaatgcgatttgaaagaaaaaaaaatatttactagacaacagagagaaagaggtgaTAAGACTATTTCAtgtgaaaagaagagcaaataaaaaggcaaatagtaGGGAAAACATGATATATTCTGGAGATAAGGCAAGCGTTCTGTGGCAGGAAGATTACAAAAACTAAGAGTGTTTGAGAGGGTCAAAAGAGTGcggatttttgtattttatcctaAAATGAATTAAGGAGATCTTTTCTCCAGTGTCCCTGTACGTGAATCATCATCTGGTTTATGGTTGAGTGCATTTTAGGAGAAGAATAAGCAGTTCATTCCATTTCTAAAAGCTCAAATGTTAGAATACTTTTCCTGACATTGATTAAAAGTGTATTTGTAAATCTTTcaaacaccatatacaaaataaactcTCTCCCTTTTGCTTCCCTTAGGATATATAAATATGCCTGCAAGTTATCCCattacattcaaatatttttcaagcttTGACAGCTTTTCTATGTCTTCCATCTTCTCAGCATCCCTCCTTCACAAAGACATCCATAGCTAAATACTGAACTCCAGATATAATTTGATAAGTATAGAACAGTACTTCCTAACTTCCTAGCACACATAGAAAATGGTAATATTGTTATGGATAATGGGGTAAATGGATGAAAGAGTTTGTGGCTACTGGTGACCAACTAAGAGGCTCTGGATGTCACAAGTTTATCCCCAGGACCTCAGGGCTAAGAACAAATAATACAGCACCACTGTGATTTGTTCATCACATTTCATTTCCATGGCACATGAGTTGGGAATCTACGTTATCGATCTTATGTAGATTATTAATCATCATAGTCTAGTATTTTTACAGATAACATCAAAATCTCCCATTGCTTTTTCATCACCCACTATTCTGTGGGCTTTATTGAGTTCACAAGGAATATGcctattttgttttcattggaaTTGCATTCAAACCAGATATCATGTAtgtgaagaattattttttaaaactaagactagaagttaattattttctctgctaacttttaatttgtttgtttgaacTATTTTCAGGATCTGGATTCATTTTCCTGGTTCTTATCGTTCTTTAGTGCTAAAGTTACAGCAAGGTGGGAGTACTGTTGACCTCAGGGTGTACATCATACTTGGGGGGATTGCCAATCTCTAAATCTAAGCTGAACTCAGATAAGGAAAATTTCACAGAGATTATGTGTACTAATTCCATAGTACTCATACGTAACAGAGTAGAATAGAACTTAGACTGTGAGTTCCATTAGAGCAAGGaatgtgccattttattttttatatctctAGACTTCAGCTCAGTTTCTGGCACTTTGTTGTCTCTCAGTAAGTTTGGCtcaataaaagagagagagagaaactgcaagagagagaaagttctGAAATTCTTCACTTGAACTACTAGACTGACTTTAATTTCTTAATCCAATTGTTCCCAAACAATCATCAGAATTACCGTGATAgctttgtgtgttttcttttatttttagaaagttcaGATCTCTAAACCacaccctcagagattctgattcacaGTGTCTAATATAGGggaaggaaatatatattaaacaaacaaacaaaatctctcCAAATGAGAGGATTTCGAAAGTTGATGAAtagtttttgagaaaatttttaaaattccaaaagctattaatatctaaaatagaaTACAACTATGAGATATCAGAATGAAAGAAGAGGTAATGATACCAGTTAACTAAAGTAACTCCACAtgtaaagaggaagattgggaacagatgttagctcagggtgacactttctcagcaataaaaatacataaataaaataaagtaactcCACATGTAATCTGGAAAGTTGATTTCATGTTCAAAGTTGATAATTCTGGAAATAGACATATGAACAAATTATTTAGAGTTGTGGAAGTAACTTTCAGAAGTAGAAAGAAACTGTTTTTCAGAGCTATTCTACAGAGATTGTATTATCTCTTGGTAACAGAACTAAGAGCATAGAGAGGATGATTAAGGAACATTTGTCTCTCCTTTTAATCATGTTTATGTTCTTACATTCATCACTTTTTGTAAATACTATAATCTTCCTAGATGATTCTGATGGTCAACCATATGGAGAAATCCCTGAATTAATAAGCACTCTTTGTGTTCAGATATGGTCTTTCCACATCTGACTGTAAAGCAACCAGCCCACAGGACTCTTACCCATAAGCTTATGAGAGCCTATGCCACTTGCTTGTATGAAATAATGATGAACTCTCTGTGTCATATTCATATTGAGCAACTGACGTTTCTCTCGGTTCTCTTAGAATTAAGTCAGGATATAAGCATTACacatattttgttgaattttttacTAGGCATTTTATGCTAACGTGCTGCTATTTTATGtaacactattttaaaatgattatttcatgTGttgcttctttcaaaaaatacagagagatgCCAAATGGATGGAAAACAACATGGTGCACAAACTCTAATGAAAATATCCATTGTGGGGGCCTTCCCCATGGTGCAGTGatttaagttcacacattctgcttcggtggcctatggttcaccagttcagatcctgtgtacatggcttatcaagctatgctgtggcaggcatcccacatataaagtagaggaagatgggcacggatgctagctcggggttgatcttcctcaaaagaaaaataaaaaaaaagaaacgttgTGACAGtacactaatatcagacaagaGGCTTTAACCaagaaacattagaaaatataaaatgggcCATTCCACAATGATAAAGGGTTTAATTCAAAGTTTGAACAACTAAAAGGGTAAACAGGCAAATCAGAAACTTTAGTGGGAGACATTAACATACCTATCTCAATAGCCATTAGAACAACAGACAAAATAATCACTAGGTATATGCAAAATCTAAACAACATAACTAATGAAGTGGCCATAATTGAAATATACACACCACAGGGCCCTCAAAAacagataatatattttaaaacacattgggaatatttatgaaaactgaTCATATGCTTTATTATAAAGATATCTTAGCAATTTTCAGTAATTTAGATAATTCAGAGTATGTTCATTACCCACAATGAAATtgacagacatttaaaaacagGAATAGCTTAAAAAAATCCCACCTATTGTGTAGATAATTCACTTCCACATAATCCATGGgacaatgaaaaaaacagaacaaaaattgtaaaatattttgaactgaatgatgtCATAGATTTGATATAtgaaaacttatgagatgcagctaaaATGGGCTTAGAGAGAAATTGATAACTTATATATAcatgttagaaaaaataaaattcgaAGATGTTGATTTAAGTTTCCATTTTAAGAAGTTAGGATAATAACAGAGAATCATACCAAACAAAGGcataaggaataaaataagtTACTGGAAgtaatttaatagaaaataaatatataattcataAAATCAGCATAGTGAGAAGTTAGTTTACTTGAACCAATTAATAAATTTGGAATATTTGTAGAACGAGAAATCaagatgaaaaagagaagaaccaTAGTTTACTGATTTCAGAAAGGAATAAGCAGAAATCTCAGCATAGtctataattttttctaaatagtAAAGAAATCATTATGAAAAATCTAATGCAACACATTTGAGAATTTTCAAAGTGGATGAATATGTTGAAATTTCAACttagaaaagcagagaaggaaaatgaaatctgAATCAGTGATACCTAAAAACTctcagacaaagagaacaaaaccACAGGTTTAGTTTGCTACACTGGTGAAGAGTTCCAAATATTTAGCTAAACTTTGTGCAATTTATTCCAaaaaacataatgtttttgagatttctgTTATTGCATGTATTTTTGATATATtccttttttaatgctgaatagtattccaactctctctctctttccatatatatacgtaaatatgtatgtatgtatgtacaccaCAACTCATTCAtcaattcatcagttgatgaacatacatttgggttgtttccagttttgaaattttatttataaatctgcCATGCACATTTTTGTACAAGCCTTTATGTTTACAAATGTTTACACTTCTTTGGGGATAAATACTGAGGAGTAAAATTGTTGGATTGGATAGTAAATGTTCATTTAAATTTGCAAGAAATTGAcatgctgttttccaaaatggttgaaAAGTTTTATATCCCCTCATCAGATTTGTATGACAAGTCCAGTCGcttctcatcaacacttggtatttccaggggtttttggtttgttttaccTATTCCAATATAGGTGTGTAGAGAggtctcattatggttttaattttcatttccttgatgactaatgacatttggcatattttcatttacttattgattATTCATATACATTTGTTGTGATGTATATGTTCAGATATTTTAAACCCTTTAAATTTACTtgtatttatgttaaaaattgtaaatattactTACCTTTTTGGGACTAaagccctttgtcagatatatgtattgccTTGGGCTAacctttacattttcttaatggtgtcttttgaagagtagtttttagttttgatcaagtacaatttaaacatttttatgtttacttgttttacttgtttgttaagattttatttttgttttatttttgtgtgtgcatgtatgtcctttataaaaaaaatcttaaactacTCCATtatctcagagattttcttccaGATGCTTTATAGTTTAGCCTTTGTCCTCAGATCTATGCGTTCAGGTTTATTTTAGTGCGGATATGagataaaaattttagattttctatatttcctatatttttataattcaacTCTAATccatttgaaaattttactttGGTATGTAGAATGATTAAATCATCAGTTTGCCATTTAACAGAATAAGGAATCACATTTGTAATTCTGTTTTGCTAATAGTATGCCTCTGCTTTGTgcaaaagatgaaagagaatCCTTACAATTGTAATAttaagatttctctttctgtaatttGAAGTGAACAATTGTAGCATATTTTCCAATTGATAAAATGTTAATAGGTAATAATGACATCACAGTAATGATCATGCTCTTTCTGATTGATAAGTCTCTCCTGATTTTATTCTAGGTAGAGAAcattatctctattttgcagaCTCACAAGTCAAGACAAAAAGAAGTTGTTTTACTTGTCCAAAGATATCAGCTAGTAAATGATGTGATCAGAATATGAACACAGGCACTTTGCCTTTAAGGCCTGTCCATTTAACTATTACTCATAGTGCTTCTCTCAAGCAAAGGCAGAAGTACTTGGTCCAGAGACCAGAACCCGCTAACTGTGGTTCAATCCATGTGGTAGATTTGTACAATGATTGTTGTAGGTGTTGTTTCATGTTAATAAGATTTGAAAATCTGAAGTTTTACGTAGAAATTTAGatttatgataattattttaaaaattgaaatgtcaaaaaataataaagtctctGTTCACCTCTGCCAGAAAATTGCAGGTTATTAAAGACTCCTACTACCCTTAGGCAGAGTTTACTCTCCCAAGTTGTCACTCAACCAGTTTTCTTCATTGATATTGGCTTCTTTAATATTTAAGTTTGAGAGTCTTAATTAGAAATGTTGATCCAATGatcattaaaatgtttaaaataggaaGTAGACACTCTTAATATTTTCAATGATTATAAACATGGCTaaactatttttatatgaaatacatttattatatttgaaaatgaggcttaataaatattaaatcaagATAAATTTTACTTACATAAATTGACCCATAATTAATTGATGACATAGACCAAGAGGATACCTAATCCATGAAACATCTTTATGGGGCACCCTACTCTAAATAGAGAAGAATAATGAAGTTCTTCCAACAACtgtgttttcctctctcctctgcagaAACTCTCCAAAGGAAAATGGCAGCGGGAAATCATTCCACAGTGACTGAGTTCATCCTCGCTGGGCTAACAGAACAGCCAGAACTCCAgctgcccctcttcctcctcttcctaggAATCTATGTGGTCACAGTGGTGGGGAACCTGGGCATGATCGCACTAATAGGGCTCACTTCTCACCTGCACAACCCCATGTACTATTTCCTCAGCAGTTTGTCCTTCATTGACTTCTGCCATTCTACTGTCATCACCCCCAAAATGCTGGGGAACTTTGCGACAGAGAAGAACATTATCTCCTACCCTGAATGCATGACTCAGCtctatttcttccttgtttttgctATTTCAGAATGCTACATGTTAGCTGCAATGGCATATGACCGCTATGTTGCCATCTGTAGCCCCTTGCTTTACAATGTCATCATGTCCCATCAGGTCTGTTTCTCCCTGATTTTAGGGGTGTACATTATAGGCCTGATTTGTGCATTTGCTCATACAGGCTGCATGTTAAGGGTTCATTTCTGCAAATTTTATGTGATCAACCATTATTTCTGTGATCTTCTTTCCCTCTTAAAACTCTCCTGTTCTAGTACCTATGTCAACAAATTACTCATTCTAATTTTTAGTGCAATTAATATCCTTGTCCCCAGCCTGACCATCCTTAGCTCTTACATCTTCATCATTGCCAGCATCCTCCACATTCGCTCCACTGAGGGCAGGTCCAAAGCCTTCAGCACGTGCAGCTCTCACATCTTGGctgttgctgttttctttggaTCTGCTGCTTTCATGTACCTGCAGCCATCATCAGTCAGCTCCATGGACCAAGGGAAAGTGTCCTCTGTGTTTTACACTATTGTTGTGCCCATGCTGAATCCCCTCATCTATAGCCTACGGAATAAAGATGTTAATGTTGCCCTAAAGAAAATGCTAGAAAGAAGAATATTCTTGTAATAAGAAATAACACAAGGATGATTTATTAGTCTCAGTCATTGGCTATTACATTGTATTCATTGGTATGTTTAATCTTAGCTCACctgtcataaatatatatatatcctcaaaatatatctatatgttggatatatatataaacatatatccaTGTATCCATATATTTAGCAGGATTCTATTGACATTTCTTATCCCAAGGCCTTTGCTGCCATTTCCCTATGGAATTTTCTCTCATAAATATCATTGAGACATGGAttagaagaaatactaaagaCAACCTGCATACATGGACTCACTAATGCCATCACCGCcatcttctcccatttttctccCATACAattgataaaaaccctcaatgaaAATACCTTCTAGCAGTGATTACcaacctcctttcttctttctattcaaaaacagcaaaaataatagcaatatggTGACTGTAATCTTTAGCTTTTACATATCTCTAGTCTGGAAAATTCTCTTTCTAACCATATCTCACTATACACCTTCTTTTTCTGagtaatttcctttatttcttatcttcAAAACCTAACCAGAACTTTAAAATCTGAGTTATAGACCTATGTATATGTTGTTATCGTGCCTAATTCAATATCCATCCCCCTGTTTTGTTATCTATTATTCTAGTTTGTAATGGTCCGTTTATTGTCCAAATTCACACAGGACTGCTAATCTCCATCAAGGTAGCCCGCTGTACATTTAGTTCACTCCCATATCTCCAGATAGCAGCTTGGTTCCTGTTTCCAGTGGATTCGTTTTacccttcctttgttttttttatttttggtttctggaTTTTTCAGTGGAAGTGGTTAAGTTTCTCCACTTGACTTCTAGTTTATGGAGACTGCTTTATCTGTGTGTATTCATAGTCTTGTAGTTACACAATTTGTAGTTCATCCAAATCATTAGCTGGAGGGAAGGTAGGAAAAGGAGTCACAGCTTTCAAGGACTGTTCCCTGAGAACTCTAAAGATGTTTAACACTGAGCATACCAAGTACACTAAGCATACCAAGTAGACCTGGCCAAGATCTCCATCAATCTACCTTGAGATAACTAATAAAATGTGCCAGAATCTGACCTGAAAAAATACACCTTTAACGGCTATAAGAACTTAATTGTcgtttcctcagaaaattcatCTTTGAAACTCCAACTTAAATTACTTTCTACACTGTTTCTCTCTTCTAGCTCTCAGATACTACCTCCTTTCTTCTTAACACTGACTGCTTATGGTAATTGTGTGCCTtgaatgtttattcttttaatctcCCTTCTATGAATTGACTGAGGCTCTACCAGGGTATAGAGTAGTCACTCAAATAATATAGATTGAAAATtgtaccaggggctggccccgtggccgggtagttaagttcgcgcgctccactgcaggcggcccagtgtttcgttggttcgaatcctgcgcgtggacatggcactgctcatcaaaccatgctgaggcagcgtcccacatgccacaactagaaggacccaccacgaagaatatacaactatgtaccggggggctttggggagaaaaaggaaaaaaataaaatctttaaaggaaaattgtACCAGACACCTCTGGTAACCCCCTCACATCCTCTGACTGCCTCTCATTTCAACTTCATATACATTTGTTCATTCTGTGCAAGTTCAAACTCAGCTTGTGTTGACTATTCTATTTAAGTATCcaccttgattttcttttcatggtttttaaattaacattatttttagaagctttaaatttattgaaaatgttgAAGATAATGGATTCGCATTTACTTGTACCtgatttcccctattattaacattttacactAGTATGCCACATGAATCACTATTAATAAACAATTATTGATACATATATTATTAATTGAAGTCCATATTTACCCCTTAGTTTTTACATAAGTTCCATTTTTTTGTTCCATTATCCCAGCCAGGATATCAAATTGCATTTAGCCATCACATCTCTTTAATCTTCTCTTagctgtggcagtttctcagatTCTCCTTGCTTTTGATGACCTTGAGAATTTTTAGGAGTACTTGTTATGCAATTTGTAGAATGTCCATTAATTGggaattttctgatgttttttgtATTGTTACACTTTGTCTATGGGTTTTGTAAGGAAGATAAAGTTAAAGCGTCATTTCACTATATCACATCAAAGATACATACTGTCAACATTCAACATGACTTATCGCTGTTGATATTAACCTTTTAGATCTGTTTGAGGTAGTGTTTGTCTGGTTTCTGCACTGAACAGCTCTctgttatcttttttcccctcttctatgTACTTTTTGAAAGGAAGTCACTATATGAAGTCCATACTTAAAGAGTGGGAAATTATGCTCCAACTCGTTCAGGGaggaatatctacaaaaattatttgggggggctggccccacggctgagtggttatgttcgcgcgctccgctgcaggtggcccagtgtttcgttggttcgagtcctgggcgcggacatggcactgctcgtcgggccacgctgaggcggcgtcccacatgccacaactagaaggacccacaatgaagaatatacaactatgtaccagggtgctttggggagaaaaaggaaaaaataaaatctttaaaaaaaaatatttggaattcttctttttggatcttttcttttcccctgttttcttatATGTCCAATCGCGTATTTATAttatcagtatggactcacgGATACATACTtaatactttgggttataattcaatactactatatttattttcttgctcaaattgttttAGCATTGGCCATGGaaagctctttcagttggctcctgtgtccctttgacaaaTATCCATCAATCATGAACGTAATTGTTTTTTATAACTTTCTCGTTTCCAGGCAGTACAACATGCCCCGGGCTCATCTTATAAACTTTTTGCCAAGTCttagaatcagctatttctccaggGAGTCCTGCTTCCTTTTGTTGGAGAATGGTCTTAGAACCTGAGATCTGAGTACCAGGTGTGCTTGTTGCTACCAttgtgtcattgcttctaggccctctcagctgacagaggaagaaaatacatATAGGCTTATTAACTTATGATACTTACATCTATAAATATTGTTATG
This region includes:
- the LOC103550108 gene encoding olfactory receptor 8G1; protein product: MAAGNHSTVTEFILAGLTEQPELQLPLFLLFLGIYVVTVVGNLGMIALIGLTSHLHNPMYYFLSSLSFIDFCHSTVITPKMLGNFATEKNIISYPECMTQLYFFLVFAISECYMLAAMAYDRYVAICSPLLYNVIMSHQVCFSLILGVYIIGLICAFAHTGCMLRVHFCKFYVINHYFCDLLSLLKLSCSSTYVNKLLILIFSAINILVPSLTILSSYIFIIASILHIRSTEGRSKAFSTCSSHILAVAVFFGSAAFMYLQPSSVSSMDQGKVSSVFYTIVVPMLNPLIYSLRNKDVNVALKKMLERRIFL